From Pseudomonas sp. stari2:
GGACTGCCTGCCGGTGTTGCTCGCTGACGATGACGTGGCGCAATTGTTCGGCACCTGCGTCGGTCGGGAGATCTACGTGATCGGCACCGGGCCGACCCTTGAGCAGCATTTCGAGCGACTGGCCGCCATTCGCGAGCGAGACGAGCGCCCGCTATTCATTTGCGTCGATACCGCTTACCGGCCGCTGCGCGAGCACGGGATCGTGCCCGACTATGTTGTGAGCATCGACCAGCGCATCAGCTTTCGGCATTTGCCCTTTGAAGAGTCCGACGGCATCCCGCTGGTGTATCTGCCGATGAGCGACCCCGAGGTGCTGCGGGCCTGGAGAGGCAAACGCTACGGCGGCTATTCGCTGAGCCCGGTCTATGCGGCATTGCGTGAGCAACACCCGAGGGCGCTGCTGCATGTGGGCGGCAGTGTGATTCATCCGGCGGTGGATCTGGCGGTGAAGATGGGCGCGGCGCGGATCACGCTTTTTGGCGCCGATTTTGCGTTTCCGATGAACAAGACCCACGCCGGCTGGGGTGATGGTGATCTGGGGCCATCGGTGAATCAGGCGCGGCACTGGGTGCGTGACGGCTTCGGTGAGCGGGTCAGTACTCAGCTCAATTTTCGCGGTTATCTGTGTGTGCTTGAGCGTTACATCGCCAGTCAGCCGCAAGTGGAGTTTTTCAACAGTAGCCGCGCAGGTGCGTTGATTGCCGGGACGCGTTTCAATCAGGAGTTCGTGCAATGAGTGCGCTGCAAGGCTGTGTCGACGAATGTCGACGCTGTGCAGGCCTGTTTCGCCTGGGGCGTGATGTTGAAGCGGCGCTGGACATGGTGGATGTGTTCGAAGATGCACAGCTTCTGCTGGTGTCCGCTCCGCCGGATATCCAGCAGTCGTGGGCGCAAGTACTCACGCAAATGCTCGAATGTCAGGAGCGCCAGGACTGGCTCGGGCTCGCCGATTTCATGGAGTACGAATTGATCGGGTTGCTGGAAAAATCTGCGGTTTGAAGAAAGCCGACAGCACTGGCCCGCAGGTTTGCGCCGCGGACGGTTTTATGGCGTCATTTTTTCGGGGGTGAAGTGCTGCTAAGTCTTTGTTTTCGCGGGGGTGGCAGGGTGATGGCAAAAATTTTCAAAAAAGCCCTCAAGCAACCTGCAAACCCGACGATAACTATTACGAAGGTTCTCTAGGCCATACCCGGCGGTTGCCAGGGCCGGAAGCCGCAGTACCCAACCAACGAGGAATTCGTCATGGCTTTAACAGTAAACACCAACACCACGTCGTTGAACGTTCAGAAAAACCTGAACCGCGCCTCCGACGCTCTGTCGACTTCGATGCAGCGCCTGTCTTCCGGCCTGAAAATCAACAGCGCTAAAGACGACGCCGCTGGCCTGCAGATCGCTACCCGCATGTCCTCGCAGATCCGTGGTAACACCCAGGCTATCCAGAACGCCAACGACGGTATCTCCGTTGCCCAGACCGCTGAAGGCGCTCTGCAAGCTTCGACCGACATCCTGCAGCGTATGCGTGAACTGGCTGTTAAAGCTCGTAACGGTACCAACGGCACTGCTGACCAGACCGCAACCAACGCTGAATTCGCTCAGATGTCTGACGAAATCACCCGTATCTCGGCTGCTACCAACCTGAACGGCAAAAACCTGCTGGACGGTTCGGCTGGTACTGTAACTCTGCAAGTTGGCGCCAACACTGGCTCCGCCAACCACATCGACCTGGTACTGAGCGGCAAGTTCGACGCCGTCAGCCTGTCGGTAGGTAGCGGTACTGTTGTTCTGACCGGTGCTACTTCGGCTGCCGCCGCTTCGAACATCGACAACGCGATCACCGCGATCGACGCTGCAATTGCGAACATCAACGCCACTCGCGCCGCTCTGGGTGCTTCGCAAAACCGTCTGACCAGCACCATCCAGAACTTGCAGAACATCACCGAGAACACCACTGCTGCACAAGGTCGCGTACAAGATACCGACTTCGCCGCAGAGACTGCTAACCTGACCAAGCAGCAAACCCTGCAACAGGCTTCGACCTCTGTTCTGGCTCAAGCCAACCAACTGCCTTCCGCTGTACTGAAGCTGCTTCAGTAATTTCGGAATGAGTTTGGCGGGGGAGTGCGCTTGCGTGCTCTCTCGCTTTTTCACGTTAAGAGGTGATGAGCATGGACATGAGCGTAAAGCTTAACGTGACTTATCCGGCTCCCAAACCAGCCAATACTGTCACTGACAAGCCGTCGGAAACGAAGCCGCAGGCTGCTGATGCCGTTACTGCCGTGAAAGACAGTCAGGAAACGGATGAAAGCAAATTGAAGTTGGCGGTGCAGGAGATCGAGAAGTTCGTGCAGTCGATCAAGCGCAATCTGGAGTTCTCTATTGATGAGCATTCCGGGAAAGTCATCGTCAAAGTGATTGCAAGCGAGACGGGCGAAGTCGTACGGCAGATCCCCTCCGCAGAAGCGCTGAAGCTGGCAGACAGCCTCGCCAACGCGAGCCACGTGTTGTTCGACGCCAAAGTCTGATAGCTGGCATGAATCGTGTTTGAAGTGCTTTAGACCCCACAAGGGTCAAAAGACTGGCAACAACCCCAAGGGAGATGCACATGGCAAGTCCAATTTTACCGGGTACGGGCCTGGGTTCCGGCCTGGACATCGGTGCGATCGTTACTGCGCTGGTCAACGCGGACAAGTCGCCGAAGCAGACGCAGATCGATAACGCCACCAAAACCAACACGCTGAAGATTTCCGGTATCGGTACGCTGAAGAGCGCGCTGACCGCATTCCAGACAGCGATGACCAACCTGGGCAGCAAGACCAACCCTGCCTTTGCCGGTTACACGGCGACTTCGGGTACGCCGTCCGTGCTGGGTGTCACTGCGGATAACACGGCAGTCTCGGGTACTTACAGTGTTGTTGTGAATCAACTGGCCACCGGCTCGAAAGTTGCCAGTGCATCCTTTGCCGGCGGTGCTGCCAGTGCCATTCCGAGTGGTACCCTGAAAATCAGTCAGAATGGCACTGATTACAATGTCACGATCCCGGCCAACGCCACATTGCAGAGCACCCGGGACGCGATCAACTCGGCGCAGGCCGTCAACGGTATTTCCGCCAACATCGTGACCGACAGCACGGGTGCTTCGCGTCTGGTGATCAGTTCGAGCAAGACAGGCGCCGGCTCTGACATGAAAGTCAGCGGCATTGCCGGTCTGGAAATCGACGGCACCCAGACAATGGGCGCCAACCCGGCCGCCGGGGCTTCCGGCGCGGTCAACGGCCTCGCTCAGGATGCGTCGTTGACGATTGACGGCCTGGCGGTGACCAGCAAGAGCAACACGGTCACCGGCGCCATCAGTGG
This genomic window contains:
- a CDS encoding motility associated factor glycosyltransferase family protein — encoded protein: MSEFFQANANVIERRWPALSARLLNEDSSVIEAGLTQGLGSTLNINGIQLTSRHDRVHEARIQAASLPADKSRLHVYGTGLGDLPTVLLERAGLERLYVHILNGALFALVLQLIDQQQWLEDPRVELLYAGDLPDICTPFFALPAEMLLADDFNAKIRDRLVSEVHLSFNNREFDPQSPFIQQRLQDCLPVLLADDDVAQLFGTCVGREIYVIGTGPTLEQHFERLAAIRERDERPLFICVDTAYRPLREHGIVPDYVVSIDQRISFRHLPFEESDGIPLVYLPMSDPEVLRAWRGKRYGGYSLSPVYAALREQHPRALLHVGGSVIHPAVDLAVKMGAARITLFGADFAFPMNKTHAGWGDGDLGPSVNQARHWVRDGFGERVSTQLNFRGYLCVLERYIASQPQVEFFNSSRAGALIAGTRFNQEFVQ
- a CDS encoding flagellin domain-containing protein — translated: MALTVNTNTTSLNVQKNLNRASDALSTSMQRLSSGLKINSAKDDAAGLQIATRMSSQIRGNTQAIQNANDGISVAQTAEGALQASTDILQRMRELAVKARNGTNGTADQTATNAEFAQMSDEITRISAATNLNGKNLLDGSAGTVTLQVGANTGSANHIDLVLSGKFDAVSLSVGSGTVVLTGATSAAAASNIDNAITAIDAAIANINATRAALGASQNRLTSTIQNLQNITENTTAAQGRVQDTDFAAETANLTKQQTLQQASTSVLAQANQLPSAVLKLLQ
- a CDS encoding flagellar protein FlaG, which gives rise to MDMSVKLNVTYPAPKPANTVTDKPSETKPQAADAVTAVKDSQETDESKLKLAVQEIEKFVQSIKRNLEFSIDEHSGKVIVKVIASETGEVVRQIPSAEALKLADSLANASHVLFDAKV
- the fliD gene encoding flagellar filament capping protein FliD; translation: MASPILPGTGLGSGLDIGAIVTALVNADKSPKQTQIDNATKTNTLKISGIGTLKSALTAFQTAMTNLGSKTNPAFAGYTATSGTPSVLGVTADNTAVSGTYSVVVNQLATGSKVASASFAGGAASAIPSGTLKISQNGTDYNVTIPANATLQSTRDAINSAQAVNGISANIVTDSTGASRLVISSSKTGAGSDMKVSGIAGLEIDGTQTMGANPAAGASGAVNGLAQDASLTIDGLAVTSKSNTVTGAISGLTMNLTTVSAGTPPSTPVTVTVDGNTKGLQTSVQAFVDAYNTLKSTIDTLSKATPDEDGKLTVQAAFTGDSLARSLVADIRGQITAPSATAGSPIAYLSQLGVMTDRNTGNLTFDTTAFNKAMSTPGMSGKVQEMFTGTNDTNGLLARMSKAVDPYLKASADGKTTTGLLDQRLTILNNNTKNITSQQLALDLRVANLTKTLTAKYNAMDLLVGQMKATASNITSFFSSLNAQQSAK